Part of the Desulfonispora thiosulfatigenes DSM 11270 genome is shown below.
TGAATATGAACCAATTGTTCATAAAAATGTTCCTGCTAATGATGGAGGAATAAGTTTAGGCCAAGCATTGATAGGAGGGAATATAAATGTGTGTAGCAGTACCATCAAAAGTAATTAGTATTGAAGAACCATGGGCACAGGTAGATCTAGAAGGTGCTTCTTATAAGATAAATATGTCATTAACTCCAGATATTGAAGTAGGCGATTATGTTATTGTTCATGCAGGTTTTTCTATTCAACATTTAGACCCTAAAGAAGCTGAAGATACATTAAAGTTATGGGAGGAGTTTTATGCACACGCCCAAGACGAATAAAGAAATAGTAAAGCAATTAATTAGCGAAATGCAAATCGATAATCCTGTTAAAATTATGGAGGTTTGTGGAACTCATACTGTTTCTATTGCTAAATCCGGAATAAAACAACTAATACCTAAAAATATTACCTTAATATCTGGTCCAGGTTGCCCAGTTTGTGTTACCTCGCAAGAAGATATTGAAAAATTTTTAATATTAGCTAAAAATCCTAAAGTTTTAATAACTACTTTTGGGGATATGATCAGAGTACCTGGTTCCACAGGAAGTTTGCAAGAAATGAAAGCACAAGGTGCAAATATAAAAATGGTGTATTCTCCTTTAGATGCCGTGAATTTAGCTAAAGAAAATCCAGATAAGGAAGTAGTTTTTTTAGGAGTAGGTTTTGAAACTACAGCTCCCTTAGTTGCTTTTGCTCTTTCCGAAGCTGAAAAATTAAAATTAAATAATTTTAGTATTGTTTGTCTGCATAAATTAGCAATATCTGCAATAGATGCTTTATTAACAGGCTTTGATACTGATGTTGATGGATTTTTATGCCCTGGACATGTAAGCACTATTATCGGGACTCATCCCTATGAGTTTATTGCTAAGGATTATAAAAAAGCAGCAATAGTAACTGGATTTGAAGCAAGTGATATTTTAGAAGGAATAAATATGACTATCAATCAAATTAAAAATAAAAATTTTAAAGTAGAAAATCAGTATCACAGAGGTGTAAATTCTGGAGGAAATTTAGTAGCTCTTAATTTATTAAAAGAATATTTTGATAAAGGTTCAGCTATGTGGAGAGGCCTTGGTGAAATTAAAAATAGTGGCTTACATTTAAAAGATAAATATAAAAAATATGATGCATTTAAAAAATTTGATTTATCTAATATAGAAGTAAAACTTGCGCCCACAGGTTGTATCTGTGGACAAATATTAAAAGGTCAAAAATCCCCTACGGATTGTCCTTTATTTGGGAAAAAATGCACACCTAACTTTCCAATAGGACCTTGTATGGTATCTTCAGAAGGTTCTTGTGCTGCAAGTTATTATTACGCGGGGGTGATTTAGTTGATGTATGACAAGATTTTATTAAATCATGGTGCTGGAGGTCTTAAAACTCAAAGATTAATAAGACAAATTTTTCAAAAGCACATTGGTAATGCTTATTTGCAACAAGAATTAGATGCAGCTGTCATTAAGTTTTCATCGCATAAAATGGCAGTTTCTACAGATTCATTTGTAGTACATCCGATTTTTTTTCCAGGTGGAAATATTGGAAAAATGGCTGTATGTGGAACAGTAAATGATTTAGCAGTTATGGGAGCAAAGCCCTTATATTTAACATTAGGGTTAATAATAGAAGAAGGGTTACCAATTACTATCTTAGAACAAATAATTGCATCCATAGGAGAAACTGCTCGTGAAGCGGGTGTACTCATTGTAGCAGGAGATACTAAAGTAGTAGAACATGGAGCATGTGATAAAATTTATATTAATACAACTGGAATAGGGGCAGTTCCACTTAATGTAGATTTAAGACCCCAAAAAATATCACCTGGAGATAAAATCATTGTAAGTGGTTCAATTGGTAATCATGGTATGGCTATTTTAGCTGCTCGTGAAGGATTAGATTTTTCACCTCCACTTGAAAGTGATTGTGCTAATTTAAATTATTTAACTGAAAGCGTATTAGCTGCTAGCGTTAATGTTAAATGCATGAGAGATCCTACAAGAGGTGGGGTTGCAACAACATTAAATGAATTGGCTTACCAAGCTAATTTAGGCATGAAATTATGGGAAGAACAATTACCGATTGACTCACAGGTTAAAGGAACTAGCTCTATGTTGGGGTTAGATCCATTATATTTAGCAAATGAAGGTAAGGTTTTAATTATTGTAAGTAGCAAAGATGCGGAGAAGGTTTTAAAAGAAGTACAAAAATCTGAGATCGGTAAAAAGGCAAGTATCATTGGAGAGGTAACAGAATCACATCCTACTAAGCTTGTTATGGAAACAGAGCTTGGAACATTACGTATGTTAAATATGTTAGAAGGAGATCCTTTACCACGTATTTGTTAACACTAAAAATCCCTTCATATTAGATAGTTGAATCTTAACAGTCTATTTATGAGGGGATTTTATAATTTATAAGAATTTTTTTCATTAAAGATAAAATACAAATATTAAAAATAGAAAGCAATAAAAATTAGGTAATATAAAATTAAGCATTAAAAAAGCTAGAGTCATAAAACTCTAGCTTGTGGTTGCGGGAGAAGGACTTGAACCTTCGGCCTTCGGGTTATGAGCCCGACGAGCTACCAACTGCTCCATCCCGCGTCAACAAAATTAAGTATAACATAAGTTTTTACTGATTGCAAGGGAATTTAATAATTAATTATTAAATTTTACAATGAAGCTATTTAATTTTATTCTGTTTTAATGTATAATAAAAGAAATTAAAAAATTTATTCGCAGTAACAGCCACCTGCGTTATCAAAACTGCTTATTTGTGTATAAGGCTGGATTTTTTCCGGCCTTTTTTTATTTGCAATTTTAAGTAAAGGAGGTTATAAAGATGAATACAAAAATGATTACCAAGGTAAGTTTAATTGCTGCTATTTACGCTGCTTTAACTATTGCTCTTAGTCCTATATCTTATAATTTTGTTCAGTTTCGTGTTTCTGAAGCATTAACTATTTTGCCTTTTATAATGCCTGAAAGTATCCTAGGTCTATTTATTGGCTGTGCTATAGCTAATATTTATAGTGGATTAGGACTGTATGATATAGTTTTTGGAAGTTTAGCTTCATTAATTGCAGCATATTTAACTAGTAAAATGCCGAAAAAATGGTTAGCACCACTACCACCAATTATTGTAAATGCCATTATTATTGGTTATATGTGGAGTCTTTTTGGGGATATGCCGTTTTATTTAACATCGAGCTATGTTGCTATAGGTCAAATTGGTTCTTGTTATGGACTAGGCTTACCTTTATTATATTTTCTTAAAGATGCAAAAATATTAAAAAAATAACTCTCTTTATAGAGTTATTTTTTAGTAGGAAAACTTATTGTGAAAATTGTGCCTAGAGTTGGGTCACCTTTTATAGAATATATACCGTCATGGAGTTTGATTATTTTGTCACAGATAGCAAGACCAAGACCTAAGCTTTCACTTTTAGTACTAAAGGGGTTACCAATATGTTTAATAAATTCATCAGGTATTCCAGGTCCATTATCCGTAAATATTATTTGCACACTATCTCTTAATTTTAACAACTTTATAGTTACAATACCCTTTTTCTGAGTAGCAGCAAAAGAGTTTCTAACTATATTGATGAATAAATCAATTATTAAATTTTCATTTCCTTGAATATATAGATTCTCTTCTGGAAGATGAAGCTTAAAGACAATATTTTTGATTTCAGCTTGTGGTTTCATTAAATTATAGGCATTTAATAAAACATCATTTAAACATAAATTATAAAGATTAGCATGATTATTATGAGAAAGTTTAAGTAATTCTGAAAGTATATGTTCAATTTGATTGATTTCACTTAACATAATATCTATATTTTCTTGTCCCAAAGTTGAATTAGTTTTATTTTTTTCATAACTGATAAAGCCTTTAACAGCAACTAATGGGTTACGAATCCTGTGGGCTAGGCTTGCAGAAATTTCAATTAACGAATTACTACGTTCTTTACTAATAATGCTGATAATATTTCTTTTTTCCTGTTCCTTTATATATAGGTAAGCAAAAATTAAAAGTGGAATAAGAAGTAAAAGTATCAAAGTACTTCGTTCGATTGATGCTTGATATAGCTCAGCTTTTATTAAAGAATATGGTTGTGTTGAAACTATATACCAATCAGTATTTGTGATAGGTACATAGGAGATTAACTCTTTCTTATTATTAAAAGGGGATGATTGTACTGCCAATTTTTCCTTTAAATCAAACAAAGCCTTAAAATCATAATCTAATAATTCTGGATATATACTAGGGGTATTAGTTATTATCTTGCCATTGTCATCGATTATTAAACTAGAAATTTGAAAGTAGTCTGATTTTGAAAAAAACTTTAATAAGTTATCAGGATCAAAGGTTAAACCAAGCCCCCCAATAATTTCACCTTTTTGATTAAAGCACGGTACTGATATAGCAATATAAGGAATCTTAGTATCTAAATTATATAAAATATTTGAAATGCAAATTTTTCCTTCCAAAGTGGTTTTAAAATTTTGCTGCTCTAAAGGTTTATAAGTATTTGTCTTAAAGGAAATTGAATTTAAGATATCCTCACTATTTGTAGATGATAATTGTAGGGAAACAATTTTTCCATTTTTATCATAAACAAATATAGTTCTATTATCTGTATCTGAATAAATTGTTTTGGTTAAAGTTTCTTCAATTTCTTGTACATTAAAATTTTTAAATTGATCTAAACTTGCTAAAAATGCCAACATGTTGATTTTAGTATTTAAATAGTTATTTATATTTCTTTGAATTTCTTCTGTATGTCTTAGATTCTCTGAAAAAAAATATTTTTTTAGTTGTTCATTACTTTTAAGGAGCAGGGTGCTAGATGTAATGATAAGAAAAATAACAAATATTAATACGAAATTATTTCTTGATTTTTTAGTCACTTGTTCCTCCAAACTCTTGTGTTTTAATCTTTTATTTTTTGTATACCACCTTGCAAATTATAAATATTTTTATATCCTGATTTATGTAAAATTAAAGCAGCTTTGTTACTGCGCATTCCACTTCGACATACTACGATAATTTTAGATTCTTTAGAAACCTTATTTTTAACAATTGCTGTTTTTAACCTACTTAAAGGGATATTCTTCGCCTTTATTAAATGTCCTGTCTTAAATTCTTGCGGTGTTCTGACATCTAAAATAAGTAATTCTTTTTCTTTTTCGATTTTTTTAAAACTTTCATAATCTATTTGTGAAATACCTCTAAATTTGAAATAATTATAAATTAGTTTTACAATTATGAAGATTAAAATTATATAAAATAACTTCATGTGAATGCTCCTCGTTACTGAATTTTTAAATTTTGGAAAATTAATAAACCTAGAAAACCAAAGGTTATGTTTTCTAGGTTAAGGGTTAAATCTCCTGCAAAGATTTCAAAGTTTCTTGAAAATCTTTAATTGCAGCTAAGATTGGTTCTTTGGAAGTCATATCAACGCCAGCTGTTTTTAATAATTTAAGGGAATAATCTGATCCACCTTTTGTTAAAAAGTCACGGTAATTTTTAACTGCTGCTTCTTTTTCATTAAGAAGCTTTTTTGCTATGCTGATTGCAGCAGAAATACCTGTAGAGTATTGAAAAACATAGAAAGACCGGTAAAAGTGGGGGATACGAGCCCACTCATATTTAAGCTCTGAGTCTATACTGAATTTCTTTCCATGATACTTTTGATATAAACTTTCATGTAAATCACAGAGTGTATTAGGTAGTAACGGATCACCATTATCAACCATTTTATGTGCTTGATTTTCAAAATCTGCAAATAAGGTTTGTCTATAAAGGGTAGAACGAATATTATCAAGGTGCATGCTTAGTAAAAGAGCCTTTTCATTGTTATTAGTAGTATTATTTAGTAAATAATGATGTAATAGTTGTTCATTTACCGTAGAAGCAACTTCAGCTGTAAAAATCGTATAATCAGAATTTACAAAAGGCTGATTTTTTTCACTGTAATAACTATGCATCACATGGCCTAATTCATGAGCCAGGGTAAATACATCATTTAAAGTTCCGTTAAAGTTTAATAAAGAGTAAGGATGATATCCATAAGCTGAGATAGCATATGCACCTGAAACCTTATTTTTATTTGGATAAACATCTATCCAACGTTCATCAAAAGCCCTTTTTAAGATATCAGTATAATCTTCACCCAGTATGCTAGTTGCCTTTAAAACTAAATCTCTTGCTTCTTCAAATGTATAAGTTTTATCAATATCATTAACAATAGGTACAAATAGGTCATAAAAATGAACTTCATCCAAACCTAGCTTACTACGACGATATTCAATGTATTCTTGTAATGGAGCGACATTTGCTGTAACTGTTTTAATTAAATTATCGTAGACTTCTTCTGGAATGAAATTTTGTGAAAGAGCCATATGCCTAGATGATTTATAATTTTTAATTTCGGCTAAAGAGACATCATGCTTTACAGCTCCATAATAGCTAGAAGTAAAAGAGTTAATATAAGTACCATAAGTACCTAAAATGCTTTTAAAAAAGTTTTCTCTTAAAGTTCGATCAGGTGATATTAACGCTTTATAATAATTATTGTTGTTAGCAATTATTTCTTCACCAGTAGAGTCTTTTACTATAGGATATTTAATATCATTAACGGTTAAATCATCATATATTTTTTCAAATGAAGAACCAATTGAATTCATATGTGATAAAATTTCTTCTTGCTCTTTACTTAAAACATGCTCTTTCATTTTAAATAATTTTTCAAACATATGGTTATATATAGAAAGCTCGGGAGTGTTTTCTACATACTTAGCATATGTTGTTTCATCTAATACAAGTAATTCTGGTTCTAAAAAAGAAAGTTGATTTTGAACCTTACTATGGAGATTATGAGCTACTTCAAATAATTGTTTGCTTTTAGCATTTGCCATGTTTTGGTCAAAGGACATTTTAGCATATACGTAAACTTTCATTAGTTTAATGCTTAATTCATCTTTCATCTGTAATGCCTCTAAAAGATTATTAGCAGAAGTAGTTAGAGTTCCTTTTTTTTGTGTAAGATTAGTTGATAGCTTTCCTATTATTTTTTTATCTTCTTCAAAAGCTTGAAGATCTTTATACATTGCAGTTAGATCCCAAGTATATTTATCATTCATATAGACACCTCCAAATATTCATTAATAACTATATTAATATTTATTGGTTAATATTGCAAAAAATATAAGCAAATATTTCTTAAAAGTATCTTAAAAATATCCTAAATGTTTAATTATACATAGCAAATTTAGTAATCAAGGAGTGATAGTGGTG
Proteins encoded:
- a CDS encoding HypC/HybG/HupF family hydrogenase formation chaperone; the encoded protein is MCVAVPSKVISIEEPWAQVDLEGASYKINMSLTPDIEVGDYVIVHAGFSIQHLDPKEAEDTLKLWEEFYAHAQDE
- the hypD gene encoding hydrogenase formation protein HypD, yielding MHTPKTNKEIVKQLISEMQIDNPVKIMEVCGTHTVSIAKSGIKQLIPKNITLISGPGCPVCVTSQEDIEKFLILAKNPKVLITTFGDMIRVPGSTGSLQEMKAQGANIKMVYSPLDAVNLAKENPDKEVVFLGVGFETTAPLVAFALSEAEKLKLNNFSIVCLHKLAISAIDALLTGFDTDVDGFLCPGHVSTIIGTHPYEFIAKDYKKAAIVTGFEASDILEGINMTINQIKNKNFKVENQYHRGVNSGGNLVALNLLKEYFDKGSAMWRGLGEIKNSGLHLKDKYKKYDAFKKFDLSNIEVKLAPTGCICGQILKGQKSPTDCPLFGKKCTPNFPIGPCMVSSEGSCAASYYYAGVI
- the hypE gene encoding hydrogenase expression/formation protein HypE, which translates into the protein MYDKILLNHGAGGLKTQRLIRQIFQKHIGNAYLQQELDAAVIKFSSHKMAVSTDSFVVHPIFFPGGNIGKMAVCGTVNDLAVMGAKPLYLTLGLIIEEGLPITILEQIIASIGETAREAGVLIVAGDTKVVEHGACDKIYINTTGIGAVPLNVDLRPQKISPGDKIIVSGSIGNHGMAILAAREGLDFSPPLESDCANLNYLTESVLAASVNVKCMRDPTRGGVATTLNELAYQANLGMKLWEEQLPIDSQVKGTSSMLGLDPLYLANEGKVLIIVSSKDAEKVLKEVQKSEIGKKASIIGEVTESHPTKLVMETELGTLRMLNMLEGDPLPRIC
- a CDS encoding QueT transporter family protein, with product MNTKMITKVSLIAAIYAALTIALSPISYNFVQFRVSEALTILPFIMPESILGLFIGCAIANIYSGLGLYDIVFGSLASLIAAYLTSKMPKKWLAPLPPIIVNAIIIGYMWSLFGDMPFYLTSSYVAIGQIGSCYGLGLPLLYFLKDAKILKK
- a CDS encoding sensor histidine kinase, coding for MTKKSRNNFVLIFVIFLIITSSTLLLKSNEQLKKYFFSENLRHTEEIQRNINNYLNTKINMLAFLASLDQFKNFNVQEIEETLTKTIYSDTDNRTIFVYDKNGKIVSLQLSSTNSEDILNSISFKTNTYKPLEQQNFKTTLEGKICISNILYNLDTKIPYIAISVPCFNQKGEIIGGLGLTFDPDNLLKFFSKSDYFQISSLIIDDNGKIITNTPSIYPELLDYDFKALFDLKEKLAVQSSPFNNKKELISYVPITNTDWYIVSTQPYSLIKAELYQASIERSTLILLLLIPLLIFAYLYIKEQEKRNIISIISKERSNSLIEISASLAHRIRNPLVAVKGFISYEKNKTNSTLGQENIDIMLSEINQIEHILSELLKLSHNNHANLYNLCLNDVLLNAYNLMKPQAEIKNIVFKLHLPEENLYIQGNENLIIDLFINIVRNSFAATQKKGIVTIKLLKLRDSVQIIFTDNGPGIPDEFIKHIGNPFSTKSESLGLGLAICDKIIKLHDGIYSIKGDPTLGTIFTISFPTKK
- a CDS encoding rhodanese-like domain-containing protein, which encodes MKLFYIILIFIIVKLIYNYFKFRGISQIDYESFKKIEKEKELLILDVRTPQEFKTGHLIKAKNIPLSRLKTAIVKNKVSKESKIIVVCRSGMRSNKAALILHKSGYKNIYNLQGGIQKIKD
- the pepF gene encoding oligoendopeptidase F, yielding MNDKYTWDLTAMYKDLQAFEEDKKIIGKLSTNLTQKKGTLTTSANNLLEALQMKDELSIKLMKVYVYAKMSFDQNMANAKSKQLFEVAHNLHSKVQNQLSFLEPELLVLDETTYAKYVENTPELSIYNHMFEKLFKMKEHVLSKEQEEILSHMNSIGSSFEKIYDDLTVNDIKYPIVKDSTGEEIIANNNNYYKALISPDRTLRENFFKSILGTYGTYINSFTSSYYGAVKHDVSLAEIKNYKSSRHMALSQNFIPEEVYDNLIKTVTANVAPLQEYIEYRRSKLGLDEVHFYDLFVPIVNDIDKTYTFEEARDLVLKATSILGEDYTDILKRAFDERWIDVYPNKNKVSGAYAISAYGYHPYSLLNFNGTLNDVFTLAHELGHVMHSYYSEKNQPFVNSDYTIFTAEVASTVNEQLLHHYLLNNTTNNNEKALLLSMHLDNIRSTLYRQTLFADFENQAHKMVDNGDPLLPNTLCDLHESLYQKYHGKKFSIDSELKYEWARIPHFYRSFYVFQYSTGISAAISIAKKLLNEKEAAVKNYRDFLTKGGSDYSLKLLKTAGVDMTSKEPILAAIKDFQETLKSLQEI